A stretch of DNA from Campylobacter gracilis:
TATGGATAAGAAAAGTCGATTTGCCTTTTTCTATCTTGCGTTATCGTGATGGTCGCGACTGCAAGATCTACCTTATCGTTTTGTAATGCAGAGATCCTATCGCTGGCGTTTAAAGGGACGAACTCGACTCTACCGCGCTTATCACCGAATATGCTCTTAGCTATAGCGTCTGCAAGGTTGATTTCAAAGCCTTCGAAATTACCACTTTTTTCATCACTAAAAGGCGGCCTACCATCACGAACACCGATTTTAACGACTCCGGCAGATCTGATCTGCTCCAAACTGCCCGCAAAAACACCGCTGCAAAGCGTAAAAATAATGCAAAAAAGTAGCTTCATAAACTATCCTTTTCTTAAATTTTAATATTATCTCTTAGATATTGCGTGATTTTACCCTAAAATAGTTAAACATAACTTCAATTACATAATACGGATTGCTAAATCGGTAGTAAGCGAACGAGATTTATAATTTAAGAAGCGATAGATAAAATTTTATGAAGTGAAATTTGGCCGTAGCGAAATGTCGCGCAGGAAAGTATAGACTTTAATTAAAATTTATCTATCGTAATTTACGGCGCAGTTTTGCAGTATCGGCATAGAATTTTAATATTGGAATTCATCCATCGTGCCGCTTGCTTTTCGAGCCGTAATTTTACGTCTTGCCTACGTGCCGCATATTTCGCAATAAAATTTTAAAATTTGCTTGGATCGTAATGCTTTTTTGCGTTATAGAATTTTGCGGTATTTTAAAACTATTTTTCGCCGACTTCTACGATTTTGCTTAGCACGTATTGTTCTAGCTCGCGTCTAGGCACGTCATTTTTGAGCGCTTCGTTGTAGATATTTTCGACTATGCGGCTGTATTTTTCGTAAGGAAAGTAGAGGAAATGGTTCGCCCAAGCTCGTTTGATGAGCTCGTGGGTTAGCTTTTTTCTAGCCCACGCTTTAAAGCAATCAAATCCGATAAAAACCGCCGACGTCGCTATGATCGTAAATAAAATGGAGAAGTGAAAGTCGATCTTTTCAAACATCGCGTGTGTCAGCGTTATCAAAAACATTACGCAGACAAATGCGAAGCAGGCGAAGATCACGTAGGATTTGCCGTATTTAAATTTAAAATTTAGCTTCGAAGGATCGACGAGCATTCCGTCGTTAAACTCGGCGTTGGCTTCGAGCAGATCACGGAAAAGCACGGGTTTATGCGACACATGAAACATAATTTCTAAAAGCCTATCTTTAAAATTTGATTTATCCATCGGAGTTCCTTCGATTTTTGCGGCATTATATCTTAAATTAAATTGTTATAAGATAAAATGATGCGAAATTTCAAGGAGCGATTATGTTTGAAATCAGCGGAATGAGCGGCGACGAGATAGTTTATATTAACGGCAAGTTTTGCAAGGCCAAAGAAGCCGCGATAAGCCCTTTTGATCGCGGTTTTGTGCTCGGAGACGGCATCTATGAAGTAGCGCCCGTGGTAAATTCTAAAATTTGCGACAGAGCGGATTTTTGGGAGCGCTTTGAGCGCAGCGCCGCGCAGATCGAGCTAAAAATTCCATATTCTCGCGAAAAATATGAGGAAATTTTATATGAGCTCATCGCGCGTAACGGCGTGAGCGAGGGCGCTTTCTATACTCAGATCACAAGAGGCGCGGCGATGCGCGATTTTGACTACGTCCGTGGCATAGAGCCTAGCGTCTTTGCCTTTGTGTATCATACGCAAATTTTTGATAATCCGCTCGCAAAAGAGGGGATTGAGATCGTAAGCTTGCCCGAGATCCGCTGGCATAGGCGCGATATAAAATCGATCTCGCTTCTTGCACAGTGCATCTTAAAGCACGAGGCCCACAAGGCGGGCGCTTATGAGTGCTTTTTGATCGAGGATGGGCTAGTTACCGAGTGTTCGAGCTCCAGCGCGTTTATCATCAAAGATGACGTCCTTATCACGCGGCCGCTTTCAAACGACATACTGCCCGGCATCCGCCGCAAGGTGATCTTAGGCCTTGCCGAGCAGGCGGGGCTTAGCGTGCAGCAGCGAGCGTTTGGAATGAGCGAGGTTTATGAAGCCGATGAGGCCTTTATCAGTGCGGCGACGCTGATGGTGCTGCCGATCGTAAAAGCAGACGGTAGAGCGATCGGCGGCGGCACAGTCGGCAAATACGTACCGCGCCTGCGCGAGATGTATGCCGCGCGACTAAGAGCCGAAGCGGGACTGTAATAGGGCGGTCAAAGTTAATCTAAAAATTGTAATATTATTGGTAATACTTTCTAGCAAAGGAAATTTAAATGGGATTATCAAAGCTCAAGGAAATAAAAAAGATTAAAGGAGTAGAAGATGCTTGGCACCAAAATAGTAATGGATGAGGCTAAAATTATACGCGAAGGTAGGTGTGATCTAGCTAGAGTGTATCAAATAATCGATAAATTTGCGCAGGAGTGTAACCTAGTAAAAAAAGATAAATTTACCTATCTTTGCAAGGAAGACGACGAGCAGGATCTTCCTCATTTAGGTAAATTTACTCATGCTTTTTTACTGAATCAAAAATTCTTTCGTGATAATGTGAAAGAATGGAAATGGCTTGATGGTGAAGATGGTGAGAAAAATCTTATAGATCGTATACAGGAATTTGAACGCGAAGGATATTTTAAATGAGCGTTCGCGTCCGTAAAGCCATAAATTTTGATCTTGCTATCAAAGAGGCAAAAATTCAAAGGCTCATCATAGGGCGAGTGCGGAAAAAGCCGTCTAGGCGTTAGGCGACGCAAAGGCTAAAAAGAATTTTAGATATTTTCTAAGGAGAGGCGATGAAAAAGCTAACGACGAATTTATCTATGATAAGCATATCGATAAAGCAATCACAAGCCGTCAAAAAAAATACTTGAGGACTTAAACGAAGCTTTAAATTTAGGAGCGAGTATAGTCGAAACCAGCGAGGTATCTGATGATGAAACTAAAAGCAAAGTAAAAAATGCTAAAAAATTTATCGGCATGGCGGATCATATTACCGCAGCAGATGAGGAAATCAAAGAAGTCATAGCCTTGACTAGATTAAGAATCTAAAATAAAGGTGTATTATGCAGACACAAGAATTTGTAAAATTCGAGCTCAATATACCAAAAGAGCGTCAGGATCTAATAGATGTAGCTAAGTTGTTGTTTGAAAAAGTTAAGGATTTTAAAAGGTTAGATAATATAAATGTTACAAACAATAATGAGGAAGTGCTAAGTGATGATATAGAAAATAATGAAAGAATCAAAGAATTTAAACAGCTTTTTAGCGGTTTTGCCGTAAAGGAAATACCAAAGAAAGAGGATTTAGACTATATTAGGATAAAAAGATGCGTCAAATAAAAGCGCCCTAACGCCTGATGAGTAAAGGAGATAAGCATGCAATTAAACAAATATGAGCAAATCACGATAGCAAAAAATATTCTAAAGACTTGCTATTGGGGCAATACGAATTATACGCCCGAGTATATAGTAGAAAATATTCATAATAAATTTTTTGCTAGAAAAATTTTCTCCGCGATTTTGGAAAATTCTAAATTTATGACGATGGATTTAGCCATTATGGATGAACGCTTTGTGGTGGAATTTTTAAAAGATTGGCAAAATAAGCCTATAAATTTTAATAAAGAAAGAACGAGATTGAGGCTGGATGCTTTAATAAACGCCTATATCGACAGCTCGTATCAGCTAAGGGATATGAGATGGAACTAAAAAAATACTACGATAAGCTATACCTAGCGCAAGATAAAATTTTAAATTTGCTCGCCAAAAGCTCTTGTTATCTTTATCTGACGGGCGGAACGGCACTTCATAGATTTGTTTTAGATGGCACTAGATATTCGGACGATATAGATCTATTTACCGGTGCTAAAGATGTATCCGCTAAAGACGAAATGGTTAAGCTTGTAAGATTTTTAAAACAAAGTGGCGTCGTATTCGACATTGCGGTAGATTCTTCAAATTTTAAGCGTCTAATCGTCAAGGATGCGGGCGTAGATTTAAAGATCGATATAGTTTATGACGTTACGGAACATATAGGGGATTTTGACCGCAAACACGGCTTTTTGGTGGATAATATCGAAAACATTTTAGTAAATAAATACGATTTTGCATTATCAAGGGAGCAGAGCAGAGATATTTTTGATATATACACAATTATAAAAAATAGTGATGTGGATCTGCTAAAGAGTATGAAAAATTTAAGCAAAAAGAGCGCGAGCGAGCCGGAGACGATATGTGCTAGGATCAAAAGCTTTCCCAAAGAGATGATAGAGGCAAAGGACATAAGAGCTAAAAGCGATGCAGTTTTGCAAGACTTTATGGATAATTATAAAGCGACTTTTGATAAATTTTTTAACTTGCGAAAAGCGCTAAACTTCGCGTTTAAAGGACAGGGGCTATGAAAAATTTATATATTTTCGCAGGCGTAAACGGTGCAGGCAAGTCGACGTTTTATATAAATCAACTAGAGAGCGATTATTTTTACGGCACTAGAATTAATTCGGACGAAATCGTTAAGGAATTTGGAGACTGGAAAAATAAAAAGGATCAAAATAGAGCCGGCAAAATAGCGCTCAAGCTTAGAGAGTCTTACCTGCGCCGGGGGATAGATTTTAATGTAGAAACTACGCTAAGCGGCCGCGGTATAGTTAGATTTATAAGCGCTGCAAAAGCGTCCGGTTATAGGATAACGCTCTTTTATGTGGGTCTTGAAAGCGTTGATCTGTCAAAGCAAAGAGTAGCCATTAGGGCACAAAAGAACGGCCATAGCATAGAGGAAGCCATATTGGAACGTAGATATTCGCAGAGCTTCGATAACCTCGCTAAAGTGATTCCGTTTTGCGAGGAGATATATTTTTATGATAATAGCAGAGAAATTTTAAACGAGGAAGATCAGAAATTTTCGAATTTACGCCTGATAGCCAAGAAAGAAAACGGCCAGATCATAACGCTTGGCAAGGTATCGTGGCTTGAAGATGTTATAAAGAATGCGAGTGAAGACTACCCCGCCGCCAAAGAGTTTCAAAAAGAGGGTAGAGCTTATACTAATAAAAAATTTCAAGAGAAAGAATAGAAACAGCAGCTAAAATAGAATTTGCAAAGTATTGAAAATCAGTTGGTTTTTACGAGGAAATTTTAAAAAGGAAGAGAGGGCACAACCGCCACGTACCTCTTCCACGAGAGCTATTATAACATTTTGTTCTGATAAGAATCTAAATTTAAAAAGCTTTATGTAGAATGCAGTTATAGATACAGCGTGCAAAATTTAAAGAGTAGAGATTGATAATCCAAAAGCAAGCGCGAGCCCAGGGCACACATCTACCCAAAAAGCTTGCGCTCTGACAACTCAAGGGACTAACGCCACGAGCATTGCTAACTAAAATTGTACCACTCCGTTCTGATAAGAAGCTTAAAAAAGACATTATAATTTAAATGTAATTAATAAAGCGTCGAAAAGGAGGGTCATCTACCGCCACTATCCCCTTTCGACACAGGTATTATAACATTCTATTCTAATAGGGAT
This window harbors:
- a CDS encoding aminotransferase class IV translates to MFEISGMSGDEIVYINGKFCKAKEAAISPFDRGFVLGDGIYEVAPVVNSKICDRADFWERFERSAAQIELKIPYSREKYEEILYELIARNGVSEGAFYTQITRGAAMRDFDYVRGIEPSVFAFVYHTQIFDNPLAKEGIEIVSLPEIRWHRRDIKSISLLAQCILKHEAHKAGAYECFLIEDGLVTECSSSSAFIIKDDVLITRPLSNDILPGIRRKVILGLAEQAGLSVQQRAFGMSEVYEADEAFISAATLMVLPIVKADGRAIGGGTVGKYVPRLREMYAARLRAEAGL
- a CDS encoding nucleotidyl transferase AbiEii/AbiGii toxin family protein, producing MELKKYYDKLYLAQDKILNLLAKSSCYLYLTGGTALHRFVLDGTRYSDDIDLFTGAKDVSAKDEMVKLVRFLKQSGVVFDIAVDSSNFKRLIVKDAGVDLKIDIVYDVTEHIGDFDRKHGFLVDNIENILVNKYDFALSREQSRDIFDIYTIIKNSDVDLLKSMKNLSKKSASEPETICARIKSFPKEMIEAKDIRAKSDAVLQDFMDNYKATFDKFFNLRKALNFAFKGQGL
- a CDS encoding AAA family ATPase; its protein translation is MKNLYIFAGVNGAGKSTFYINQLESDYFYGTRINSDEIVKEFGDWKNKKDQNRAGKIALKLRESYLRRGIDFNVETTLSGRGIVRFISAAKASGYRITLFYVGLESVDLSKQRVAIRAQKNGHSIEEAILERRYSQSFDNLAKVIPFCEEIYFYDNSREILNEEDQKFSNLRLIAKKENGQIITLGKVSWLEDVIKNASEDYPAAKEFQKEGRAYTNKKFQEKE